The following proteins come from a genomic window of Lolium rigidum isolate FL_2022 chromosome 5, APGP_CSIRO_Lrig_0.1, whole genome shotgun sequence:
- the LOC124652610 gene encoding GDP-mannose 3,5-epimerase 2-like — MALNDKHTYAELEKELYWPAEKLRISITGAGGFIASHLAKRLKSEGHYIIASDWKKNEHMDEDMFCHEFHLADLRVMDNCLKVTTGVDHVFNLAADMGGMGFIQSNHSVIMYNNTMISFNMLEAGRINGVKRFFYASSACIYPEFKQLETVVSLKEADAWPAEPQDAYGLEKLATEELCKHYTKDFDIECRVGRFHNIYGPYGTWKGGREKAPAAFCRKALTSTDRFEMWGDGLQTRSFTFIDECVEGVLRLTKSDFCEPVNIGSDEMVSMNEMAEIVLGFEDKQLPIHHIPGPEGVRGRNSDNTLIKEKLGWAPTMRLKDGLRITYFWIKEQIEKEKSEGKDMAAYGTSKVVGTQAPVQLGSLRAADGKE; from the exons ATGGCGCTCAACGACAAGCACACATACGCAGAGTTGGAGAAGGAGCTGTACTGGCCAGCTGAGAAGCTGCGGATCTCCATTACAGGAGCTGGCGGCTTCATCGCCTCCCACCTTGCTAAGCGCCTGAAGAGCGAAGGGCACTACATCATTGCCTCTGACTGGAAGAAGAATGAGCACATGGACGAGGATATGTTCTGCCATGAGTTTCACCTTGCTGATCTCAGGGTCATGGACAACTGCCTCAAGGTGACCACTGGGGTTGACCATGTTTTCAACCTAGCAGCTGATATGGGAGGGATGGGCTTCATCCAGTCCAACCACTCTGTCATCATGTACAACAACACTATGATCAGCTTTAACATGCTTGAGGCTGGTAGAATCAATGGTGTCAAAAG GTTCTTTTATGCCTCGAGTGCTTGTATCTACCCTGAATTTAAGCAGCTGGAAACTGTTGTTAGCTTGAAGGAGGCAGATGCTTGGCCTGCAGAG CCTCAAGATGCTTATGGTTTGGAGAAACTTGCGACGGAGGAACTGTGCAAGCACTACACAAAGGACTTCGACATAGAGTGCCGAGTTGGTCGCTTTCACAATATTTATGGTCCATATGGAACATGGAAGG GTGGAAGGGAGAAGGCACCTGCTGCTTTCTGCAGAAAGGCTCTAACCTCCACTGACCGCTTTGAGATGTGGGGAGATGGTCTGCAGACTAGATCCTTCACATTCATTGATGAATGTGTGGAGGGTGTCCTCAG GCTAACGAAGTCTGATTTCTGTGAGCCTGTGAACATCGGGAGTGACGAAATGGTGAGCATGAACGAGATGGCCGAGATTGTCCTTGGCTTCGAGGACAAGCAGCTGCCCATCCACCACATCCCTGGCCCCGAGGGTGTCCGCGGCCGTAACTCTGACAACACACTCATCAAGGAGAAGCTTGGCTGGGCTCCAACCATGAGGCTGAAG GACGGGTTGAGGATAACATACTTCTGGATCAAGGAGCAGATTGAAAAAGAAAAGTCTGAAGGCAAAGACATGGCGGCCTACGGAACATCCAAGGTCGTCGGCACCCAGGCGCCGGTCCAGCTTGGATCCCTCCGCGCTGCAGATGGCAAGGAGTAA